Below is a window of Halobaculum lipolyticum DNA.
GAACCGGAGGAGTTGGCCGCGGTAGTAGATCCCGCGGTCCGCCGCACGGACGGCGTCCGGTCGGGCGTCGCGGTCGACGAGGAGTGCGTCGGCCGGCGGCTGCGGGTCGGCCTCGTCGTCCGGATCCGGTTCCGGCGCCGACTCCACTACCTCGAACGTCGTCATGACCGCCTCGCCGTCGGGTGTGTGGACGGCGTACCAGCCGGGACGGAGGCGGCTCGTGTCGATTTCGAGCGTCCCACCGTCCGCGGTCAGGTGCATCGAATACGCCCACTCGAACAGCGGGACCACCTCGTAGTACCGGTCGGTGCGCACCTCGACCGTGAGTACGGTCCCCGTCTCGTATCGGTCGCCCGCGACGATCGCTTCGGTCTCGCCGGTTCGCTCGTCGCCGTCCGATGGTGTCTCCGACACGTCCGGCTCTCCGGTCACGGTGAACTCGTAGGCAACGGCGTCGTTGCCGCGCGCGACCAGCACGTACTCGCCCGGATCGAGGGGGCCCGTGTCGAGAAATACGGTACCGTTCTCGCCTGCGAACTGCGCGACGGGTAGCCGTTCGGTGGCCGTCCGCAACACGTAGCTCTCGTTCGGGTCGACGTCGAACGCGATCGTCACCGAGCCGTCGTACGTCCCGCCGTCCGTCCCGTCGACGGTCTCTGCGGAGTCGGCGGGGTCGGCGGAGTCGGTCACGACCGCGTGCCCGGCGGGCGCGATCACCAAGACGGCGGCCAGCAGGAGGGCAATAATCCAGCGGTTCACGCGCGAAACTATCTCGGACGCCCGGAATAAATTTTTCCGTTGACACGACGAGCCGTTCGGCGCGTTCGTTCGACGAGGGACACCGTCACGACGGCTCCCCCGTGCGCCCCGCGTCCGACGCCAGCGTGGCGTTTATCTTCGTCGCGTCTGTGAGCGACGGTATGGCAGACATCCTCGCCGAGAACCTCTCGGGCAAGGCCGTCATGGGCTCCGACGGCACCGAGTTGGGTATGCTGTACAACATCACGATGGACCTGAAGACGGGAACGCTGTCGGACCTCCTCGTCACGCCGAACGAGGAGCTGTCGCCGGCGCAGGTCCCCTTCGACCGCGACGAGTCCGGGCGCTTCCACGTCCCGGTCTCGAGCGTGCAGGCGGTGAAAGACTACATCGTCGTCCGCACGTAATGGAAGTCCTGGATTCGTCGGCGTTCATCCACGGCTACGACAGCGACGACGACACGGTCTCCATCCCCGAGGTGCAGGCCGAACTGACCGGCGAGACCGCCCTCCGTTTCGACGCCGAGGAGGGCGCCGGCATGCGCGTCCACGTCCCCGGCGAGGGGGCGATCGGTCGCGTCCGCAGCGCCGCCGGGGAGACGGGCGACCTCGCGGAGCTGTCGGACACCGACCTCCGGCTGCTCGCGGCGGCGTTCGAACTGGACGCGACGCTCGTCACCGACGACTACGCGATGCAGAACGTCGCCGAGCGCATGGACGTCCGCGTGAACGTCATCGCCCGCGACGGGATCAGCGAGGAGATCGAGTGGCGGTTCCAGTGTTCCGGCTGCGGCCGGACGTTCGACGAGGACCGCGACCGCTGCCCCGTCTGCGGGAGCGGTCTCTCCAGAAAGAACCCCTCGTAGCGCCGCCGATCCGATCTCCGATCGGCGGTGCAGTCGGGCGGTTCTCTCGAACCGGGTGCACAGCCCGGAACCCGCCCGATGGCGAGCGGGCGTCGTTCAGATCGCGCCGGTCGCCGAGAGGTACTGGACGGCGAACTGGACGGCGTTGTACGCGCCGTGGACGACGACGGGCACGACGAGGTTGCCCGTGTACTCGTACATCGCGCCCAGCCCGACGCCGAGCAGCGCCGCGACGGCGACGTACACGAGCCGTTCCCCGGGCGTGCCCGTGCCGGCGAGGTAGTGGAGCAGTCCGAACAACACCGACGCTCCGACGATCGCGCCGGCGGGACCGAGCGCCCGGCGCAACTCGCCCTGGACGACGCCCCGGAACAACACCTCCTCGCCGACGGCGACGGCGAGGAACGACAGCGGGATCATCAGCAGGAAGTAGCCCGGCGGGTTCTCAAGCGCCCGGTTCGTGCTCGGCGTCAGCCCGGCCGTCGAGAACGCGAACAGGATCGCGTAGCCGGCGACGATCAGCCCGACCGTCCCCACGACGGCGACGGCGGCGTCGCGCGCGGTCGGTCGGCGGACGCGGAGCAGGTCGAGGTCGCCCGCGTAAAACAGGAACACGACCCCGGCGACCGCGAAGCCGGCGACGTTGCCGACGGTGACGAACGCGGCCGTGACCGCCGACTCGGCCCCGAAGCCGAGCGCCGTCGCGAGCCACTCGAACGCCGGGACCAGCGCCGACGCGGCGACGACCCCGGCGACGATCGCGAGGACGGCCTGTCCGACGCGGACGGCGACCGCCCGCCCCTCGACGCTGCCGCCCGGCGGGCCGAGTTCGACGCTCACTCACTCCACCTCCAAGCGCCGCTTCTCGCTCACCGCGTCGGCCTCCGCGAACTCGCCGCCGCCGAGCAGCCCGCGCGCGGCCTTCTTCCCCCACTCGACGGCGGGCTGGGTGAACGTCGAGACGCCCGCCAGTTCGCCGTAGAGGACGCAGGCGGCCTCCATCCCGTACAGCAACTCGCCGACGCCGTGTGCGTCGACGCGGTCGAGTTCGACCCGGACGTTCTCGCGTCCCGCCGCGGCGAGGCTCGCCTCGGTCGCGCGGAACTCCGCGTCCAGCAGTTCCCCCAGCGAGGAGCCGCCGAGGTACGACAGCCCCTCCAGATCTGTCTCCGGGATGGCGAGGTCGTCGCTCTCCCGCGGGCGCACGAGCGTGACGAGTTTGTCGGCGGGACCGGCGCGGTACAGCTGTAACTGGCTGTGCTGGTCGGTCGCGCCGAGCGCGCGGGCGGGCGTCTGGCCGCCGCCGTCCTTGCCGAGCGACTCCGCCCACAGTTGGGCGAACCACTCCGCGAACCGCTCCAGCGACTCGGCGTACGGCATCACGGCGTTCGTGACCGCGCCGCGCTCGGCCAGCGCGTACGTCGTCGCGCCGTAGGCGTAGGCGGGCGACTCGAACAGCGACCCCGCGAGCCGGTCGGCCTCCGCGGCCGCCCCCGCCAGTAGCGCGTCGAGGTCGACGCCCGCGAGTTCGGCGGCGAACAGCCCCACCGTCGACAGCGCCGAGAAGCGGCCGGGGACGCCGTCGGGCACGTCCAGCGCGGGGAGGTCGTGCTGGTCGGCCATCGCCCGGAGGTTGCCGGACTCGCCGGTCGTGACGACCGTGCGCTCGGTCCAGTCGACGCCCGCACGCTCCATCGCCTCGCGGACGACGAGGAAGTTCGACAGCGTCTCGGCGGTGGTGCCCGACCGGGAGACGACGTTGACGACCGTCGCCGACAGGTCGACGTCGGCGAGGATCGACTCGACCCAGACGGGGTCGACGTTGTCGAGGTAGCGACAGTCCACTCTCGAGCCGAGCGCGTCGGTGAGCGTCGCGGCGCCGAGGGCGCTGCCGCCGATGCCGACGGTGAGGAGGTGGTCGGGGTCGAAGCCCGCGGCGGCCTCGCGGATCGGCGCCGGGTCGCACGTGTCGGGGAGGTTCAAGGCGGCGTAGCCGTGCTCGGCGTCGGCGCGCCCGCGCTCGATGCGCTCGTGGGCGTCGGCGACGCGGTCGTCGAGGGCGTCGAGGTCCTCGCGCGCGAGACCCAAGTCGCCGTCGAGCGCGTTGCCGATGTCGACGTTCATACGCCAACGGGCGGTCCCCGCCGGCAAAACCCTGCCGTCCGTTCCGGCGCCCGCGCCACCCGCTCGGGGTCGTCCGCTCGCGCCGACGGCGGTCAGTCGTCGCCGGGGACGGCCGCGGCGTCGGTCGCGGAGTCGTCTCGCAGCGTCGTCGCCGCGACGACGCCGGCGACGACCACCAGCCCGGCGCACGCGAGGTACTCCCCGGAGAGACCGATCTCGGCGGCCAGCGGGAGCGCGACCAGTGGCCCGAGCGTCGAACCGAGGTCGCCGAACACGTTGTACACGCCGCCGAGTTTGCCGACGTCGCCGCCGGGGGCGATGTCGCCGAGGTACGCGAGCAGCGGCGGCCCGGCCAGCCCCGCGCCGGCGCCGACGAGCGCGACGCCCGCGACGACGCCCGGGACGGTCGGCACGAGCGCGACCAGCGCGAAGCCGGTCCCGAACACGGCGAGGCCGGGGACGACGGTCGTCGTCCGCCCCATGCTGTCCGAGAGGCGCCCGACCGCGAGGTTCGACGCCGACAGCGCGACGACGGAGACGGCCATCACCACGCCGCTGGACCCGGCGCCGGCGAGGCCGCCCAGCGAGATGTCGTGTTCGTCGGTGTAGAGGACGACCGTCGACAGCAGGACGCCCGCGTACAGGAACCGGATCGTGAAGTTCACCGTGCCGACGGCGCCGATCCGGGGGTCAGCCCGCACCAGCGCCGGCACGTCCCGCAGGCGGCTCCCGCCGGCCGTCTCGGGCGAGACGTTCGGGAGCACGCGGTAGGCGACGGCGGCGGCGAACAGCCCCGCGGCGCCGGCGACGGCGAACGCCTCGCCGTAGCCGTACAGCTCCGTCACGACGCCGCCGACCACCAGCCCCGTCGGGAAGCCGAGGCTCTGCCCGCCGCGCATGTAGCCGACCCACCGCCCCCGGTTGGCCGAGGTCGTCACGTGCGTCACCGTCGAGAACGCGCCGACGAACACGAACGCCGACCCGATCCCCCACGCCGCGCGGGAGACGAGGAACACCGTCGCCGACGACAGCCCCAGCGGCGGGTTCAGCCCCACGAGGTAGCCGAACGGGACGAGTCCCTGCACGACGAACCCCGCGATCATCGGGCGGCGCGTGCCGAGGCGGTCGAGGACGTCGCCCGCCGGCGTCGACATCAGCAGGCGCGTGAAGCGGTTGATCGAGAGGATCGCGCCGACGAGGAACGGCGCGATGCCGAGCACGCTCCCGAGCGCCGGGATGGTCGGGAACGCGACGCCGCCGCCCATCCCGCCGAAGAACACGCCGGCGACGAGGCTGAGGACGACCGTCCGCACCTCCGACTCCGTGTACGCGTCGTCGAGGTCCGCGTCGGGTGGGGTGTTCGTGTCGGTCACGTCGGGCGGTCTGGAGTCGAACTCGGGGGGTGTGCGATCGCGTGTCGGTCGGGGCGGCGGCGCGGGCGGCGCCGGCAGTTCGGGCCGCACGAACTCGGACTCTGCGGGGGCTACTGGGCGGCTCGGGCGGCGTGGTCTCCCTCCGGTCGACCACGCACACCTCGCCGTTCACGAGACCGGTGGTCTCGTGAGCGCACAAATCGCGGCGCGATTTGTGAACGCCGCGGGTCCGAGACGCTCGCTACGCTCGCGTCTCGCTCCTGCTCGCGGGTCGTTGCACTCCCCGCTCGCCCACCGCGGTCTCCCTTCGGTCGACCGCGCTCACCACTCGTACTCCTCGCGCGGGTCCACCTCGTCGCGCTCGCGGTCGAACACGACCTCGCCGTCGACGACGACGTACCGGCTCCGCGTCCCCATCTCGTGGAACGGGCCGTCCCACACGACGAGGTCGCCGTCGGTGCCCGCCGCGAGGTCGCCGACGCGGTCGCGGATGCCGAGGATCTCCGCGGGGTTCGTCGTCACGGCGTCGAGGGCGGCCTCCTCGGGGAACCCTTCCCGCACCGCGAGGCCGACA
It encodes the following:
- a CDS encoding glucose-6-phosphate isomerase; the encoded protein is MNVDIGNALDGDLGLAREDLDALDDRVADAHERIERGRADAEHGYAALNLPDTCDPAPIREAAAGFDPDHLLTVGIGGSALGAATLTDALGSRVDCRYLDNVDPVWVESILADVDLSATVVNVVSRSGTTAETLSNFLVVREAMERAGVDWTERTVVTTGESGNLRAMADQHDLPALDVPDGVPGRFSALSTVGLFAAELAGVDLDALLAGAAAEADRLAGSLFESPAYAYGATTYALAERGAVTNAVMPYAESLERFAEWFAQLWAESLGKDGGGQTPARALGATDQHSQLQLYRAGPADKLVTLVRPRESDDLAIPETDLEGLSYLGGSSLGELLDAEFRATEASLAAAGRENVRVELDRVDAHGVGELLYGMEAACVLYGELAGVSTFTQPAVEWGKKAARGLLGGGEFAEADAVSEKRRLEVE
- a CDS encoding PRC-barrel domain-containing protein yields the protein MADILAENLSGKAVMGSDGTELGMLYNITMDLKTGTLSDLLVTPNEELSPAQVPFDRDESGRFHVPVSSVQAVKDYIVVRT
- a CDS encoding CPBP family intramembrane glutamic endopeptidase; the encoded protein is MSVELGPPGGSVEGRAVAVRVGQAVLAIVAGVVAASALVPAFEWLATALGFGAESAVTAAFVTVGNVAGFAVAGVVFLFYAGDLDLLRVRRPTARDAAVAVVGTVGLIVAGYAILFAFSTAGLTPSTNRALENPPGYFLLMIPLSFLAVAVGEEVLFRGVVQGELRRALGPAGAIVGASVLFGLLHYLAGTGTPGERLVYVAVAALLGVGLGAMYEYTGNLVVPVVVHGAYNAVQFAVQYLSATGAI
- a CDS encoding NOB1 family endonuclease; protein product: MEVLDSSAFIHGYDSDDDTVSIPEVQAELTGETALRFDAEEGAGMRVHVPGEGAIGRVRSAAGETGDLAELSDTDLRLLAAAFELDATLVTDDYAMQNVAERMDVRVNVIARDGISEEIEWRFQCSGCGRTFDEDRDRCPVCGSGLSRKNPS
- a CDS encoding MFS transporter — its product is MTDTNTPPDADLDDAYTESEVRTVVLSLVAGVFFGGMGGGVAFPTIPALGSVLGIAPFLVGAILSINRFTRLLMSTPAGDVLDRLGTRRPMIAGFVVQGLVPFGYLVGLNPPLGLSSATVFLVSRAAWGIGSAFVFVGAFSTVTHVTTSANRGRWVGYMRGGQSLGFPTGLVVGGVVTELYGYGEAFAVAGAAGLFAAAVAYRVLPNVSPETAGGSRLRDVPALVRADPRIGAVGTVNFTIRFLYAGVLLSTVVLYTDEHDISLGGLAGAGSSGVVMAVSVVALSASNLAVGRLSDSMGRTTTVVPGLAVFGTGFALVALVPTVPGVVAGVALVGAGAGLAGPPLLAYLGDIAPGGDVGKLGGVYNVFGDLGSTLGPLVALPLAAEIGLSGEYLACAGLVVVAGVVAATTLRDDSATDAAAVPGDD